The DNA sequence GGACATCATGCGGATATTGGGGGTATAACTCCTGCTTCCATGCCTTCTTATAGTACCAATATTGAAGAAGAAGGAATTTTAATCGATAATTTCTGTTTAATTAAAAATGGTCAATTACAAGAGCAAGAATTGCAAGATTTATTAACAAATCATGCTTATCCTGTGAGATATTATCAACAAAATTTAGCGGATTTAAAAGCCCAAGTTGCCGCTAATAAAAAGGGAGTTAAAGAATTAATTAATCTAGTTAATAAGTATGGTTTAGAAACTGTCAATAATTATATGCAGTTTGTTCAAGATAATGCAGAAAAATGTGTTAAAAAAGCCATTAAAAATCTGAGTAATGGTAGTTATGCTATTAATTTAGATAATGGGGCAAAAATTCAAACTAAAATAACTATCAATCAGGAAAATTTAACGGCAAATATTGATTTTACTGGCACATCTGCTCAACAAAATAATAATTTTAATGCCCCTGTTTCTATCACAAAAGCAGTAGTTTTATACGTTTTTCGCACTTTAGTTGATGATGATATACCCCTTAACGCTGGTTGCCTAAAACCTTTAAATATAATCATTCCTGAAGGTTGTCTGTTAAATCCGAAGTATCCTTGTGCGGTGGTAGCTGGAAATGTGGAAACATCTCAAAATATTGCAGATTGTCTTTATGGGGCTTTAGGAATTATGGCAAATTCTCAGGGTACTATGAATAATTTTACTTTTGGTAATAGGAAATATCAATACTATGAAACCATTTGCGGTGGTTCGGGGGCAGTATGCGACCATGATGGTACAGATGCAATTCAGGTTCACATGACAAATTCCCGTTTAACGGATGTGGAAGTGTTAGAAACTCGCTATCCTGTGAGGGTTGAGGAGTTTAAAATCAGGGAAAATAGTGGCGGTGAAGGAAAATATCGAGGGGGTAATGGTGTAATTCGGGCAATTCGTTTTTTACAGCCCATGAGTGCAGGAATTTTGTCTAGTAGAAGGGTTGTTTCTTCTCAAGGTTTAGAAGGAGGAAAGGAAGGAAAAAAAGGAGTTAATTATATTATTAAAAATAATAATGAAAAGCAATTACTATTATCTAATGATTCTGTTTTTTTAGATATAAATGATGTTTTTGTGATAGAAACTCCGGGAGGAGGAGGCTTTGGTTTAGTGAATTAAAAATAAAATTGTTAGTCACAGCACTTCTAAATCATTTATAAAAAATTAATGCCTAGAAAAAAATTATCTCCCTTATCCCTTGCCCTTTATCCATCACCTAAACACTTTTTCTGCAACTCTTATGGTAATTATCATTAATCACATAAGTGTCTAAATTCACCATGAAAGAGCAAACATAAGAGTAAAATAAGAAAAGAAAAATATCAAACTTATTTGTGTAGAAATTGTGACTGTTACACCTATTAAAAATAATAAATTTACTCAAGTACCAGATAACTTAGGACGTTTTGGACAATACGGCGGAAAATATGTACCTGAAACTCTGATGCCCGCATTAACGGAATTGGAGACAGCTTACTATCAATATAAAGAAGATTCAGACTTTAAAAATGAATTAAATCAACTTCTCAAAGACTATGTAGGAAGAGAAAACCCCCTTTATTTTGCAGAAAGACTAACCCAACATTATGCGAAACCTGACGGCACAGGCGCACAAATTTATCTCAAAAGGGAAGATTTAAACCATACAGGAGCTCATAAAATCAATAATGCCCTTGGGCAAGTTTTATTGGCTAAACGTATGGGCAAAAAACGTATTATTGCTGAAACAGGTGCAGGGCAACACGGAGTAGCAACAGCAACGGTATGTGCTCGTTTTGGTTTACAATGCGTCATTTATATGGGTGTAGAAGACATGGAAAGACAAAAATTGAATGTTTTTCGTATGCGTCTTCTTGGAGCTACTGTACAGCCCGTTTCCGCTGGAACGGGAACACTAAAAGATGCTACATCCGAAGCCATTAGAGATTGGGTTACAAATGTTGAAAATACCCATTATATTTTAGGCTCAGTGGCAGGACCTCATCCCTATCCGATGATGGTGAGAGATTTTCATGGCGTTATTGGTAAAGAAACCCGTAAACAATGTTTAGAAAAATGGGGCGGTTTACCAGACATTTTAATTGCCTGTGTGGGAGGTGGTTCAAATGCAATGGGTTTATTTTATGAATTTGTTGATGAATCTTCTGTGCGTTTAATTGGAGTTGAAGCCGAAGGTAGCGGTATTAATACAGGAAAACACGCCGCTACTTTAACTCATGGTAAACCGGGGGTTTTACATGGAGCAATGAGCTATTTATTGCAAGATAATCAAGGGCAAGTGGTGGAAGCTCATTCCATTAGTGCTGGTTTAGACTATCCGGGGGTAGGACCTGAACATAGTTACTTAAAAGATTTGGGAAGAGCTGAATATTATAGCGTCACTGATGCTCAAGCCTTAGATGCTTTTCAATTGGTGTGTAAATTAGAAGGTATTATTCCTGCTTTGGAAACCGCCCATGCTTTTGCTTATTTAGAAACTCTTTGCCCTCAAGTGTCAGGAAGTCCTCGTATTGTCATTAACTGTTCTGGCAGGGGAGATAAAGATGTGCAAACAGTAGCAAAACATTTGAAAGGAATAGATTTATAAGTTGGTAGTTAGCAATTAGTAATTAATAACGATGATGCGTTTTAAGAATTAAGAATTAAGAATTAAAAACCCCTAATTCCGAACTCCGAACTCCGAACTCATTTCCCCCTAATCCCCCAACAACCTGACACCTATTCCTATCCAATATTCTTAAACCGAACGGAAGTTTTTTTAAGGTGAGGTTATCAATAAACCTAAAAATTCTTAACATAAGTTAACATAGAATTAATAATCATGAAAAAAGCTCAAAACTCAGATTTACAAAAGTTATTGATAAAATAAATACAAATATAACAGGAGGCTATAAAAAG is a window from the Cyanobacterium sp. Dongsha4 genome containing:
- the trpB gene encoding tryptophan synthase subunit beta, with the protein product MTVTPIKNNKFTQVPDNLGRFGQYGGKYVPETLMPALTELETAYYQYKEDSDFKNELNQLLKDYVGRENPLYFAERLTQHYAKPDGTGAQIYLKREDLNHTGAHKINNALGQVLLAKRMGKKRIIAETGAGQHGVATATVCARFGLQCVIYMGVEDMERQKLNVFRMRLLGATVQPVSAGTGTLKDATSEAIRDWVTNVENTHYILGSVAGPHPYPMMVRDFHGVIGKETRKQCLEKWGGLPDILIACVGGGSNAMGLFYEFVDESSVRLIGVEAEGSGINTGKHAATLTHGKPGVLHGAMSYLLQDNQGQVVEAHSISAGLDYPGVGPEHSYLKDLGRAEYYSVTDAQALDAFQLVCKLEGIIPALETAHAFAYLETLCPQVSGSPRIVINCSGRGDKDVQTVAKHLKGIDL